Proteins from a single region of Sphaerochaeta globosa str. Buddy:
- a CDS encoding MFS transporter — MESKQKPVRDELFSTRIVLFMISQNLSLFGSSVVGYAIIWYITIETSSGIWLMYATLANMVPHLIISLYSGVWADRHRKKYLIMLSDGFIAFVTLILFILFRLGFQHLWLLLLVTVIRSLGTGVQGPAVSAILPQLVPPTHLTRIQGINQSISSVLFMLAPAVGGMVLGFMDISWTFLLDVVTAVIALSIFVFIKVDSIKRAKKDIPVVHAMFEGVRYTFGHPVLRNLIIYYSFAFFLITPAAILTPLLVERSFGPEVWRLTVNEVSWTVGNLIGGVLVSLRGHFNDKVKAIAISLIALGIGFALLGLAPFFSLYLLTMALAGIFMPILTTAETVMIQKITPSNKMGRVFSIVQVLSGSTIPLGMLVYGPLADIVSIESLLIVSGALMALVGLLYQRTNRKLREQGVWKV; from the coding sequence ATGGAAAGTAAGCAAAAGCCAGTACGGGATGAACTTTTCTCCACACGAATAGTGCTTTTCATGATAAGTCAGAACCTCTCCCTGTTTGGATCTTCAGTAGTGGGGTACGCCATCATCTGGTATATAACCATTGAGACCTCCAGTGGTATCTGGCTTATGTACGCCACTCTGGCCAACATGGTTCCGCACCTGATCATCTCGCTTTATAGCGGTGTGTGGGCTGACCGCCACCGCAAGAAATATCTCATCATGCTCAGCGATGGCTTCATCGCCTTTGTCACCCTTATCCTGTTTATCCTGTTTCGCCTGGGCTTCCAGCATCTCTGGCTGCTGTTGCTTGTCACTGTCATACGCTCCCTTGGCACCGGTGTCCAGGGTCCTGCGGTAAGTGCCATCCTGCCCCAGCTGGTCCCTCCTACGCACCTGACACGCATCCAAGGCATAAACCAGAGCATCTCCTCAGTCCTGTTCATGCTCGCCCCTGCTGTGGGTGGCATGGTGCTGGGCTTCATGGACATCTCCTGGACATTTCTTCTTGATGTGGTGACCGCTGTCATAGCCCTATCCATATTTGTCTTCATCAAGGTTGATTCCATTAAGCGGGCGAAGAAAGACATTCCAGTAGTGCATGCGATGTTTGAAGGGGTACGCTACACCTTTGGCCATCCAGTCCTGCGCAATCTCATCATCTACTACTCGTTTGCTTTTTTCCTGATCACTCCAGCAGCCATTCTCACCCCACTGCTGGTTGAACGCAGCTTTGGCCCAGAGGTCTGGCGCCTGACCGTCAATGAGGTATCCTGGACAGTAGGGAATCTTATCGGAGGAGTACTGGTATCATTGCGTGGCCACTTCAATGACAAGGTGAAGGCTATCGCCATCTCCCTCATCGCCCTGGGCATAGGCTTTGCCCTATTAGGGCTTGCCCCCTTCTTTTCCCTCTATCTCCTGACTATGGCTCTGGCAGGGATTTTCATGCCGATCCTCACCACAGCGGAGACTGTCATGATCCAGAAGATTACCCCCTCGAACAAGATGGGCAGGGTCTTCTCCATCGTGCAGGTCCTCTCCGGAAGCACCATCCCCTTGGGTATGCTCGTCTACGGCCCTCTGGCTGACATAGTCTCCATAGAGAGCCTACTCATCGTCTCAGGGGCTCTCATGGCCCTGGTTGGTCTGCTGTACCAGAGAACCAACAGGAAGTTAAGGGAGCAAGGTGTATGGAAGGTATAG